A stretch of Chitinophaga caeni DNA encodes these proteins:
- the cyoE gene encoding heme o synthase: MSVSYAVASRAKDYFQLMKFTLTFLVVFSCVVSYLLVPGVEFTLVEVLLLFLGGILVSGSGSIVNQIIERDSDKLMARTANRPLPAGRVSVTEASILAFITGIAGILVMGLVFNWLSAGLSLLSLVLYGFVYTPWKKWNSFAVFIGAIPGALPPLIGWVAGAGEFSEGGWAMFAIQFLWQFPHFWAIAWVAHNDYTKAGFKLLPAGTGPSRYIAIQSTLYTLLLIPAGVAPYFLKLSGAIGAVVTILAGLFYLYRAVMLVKNADVPSARRLMFGSYIYLAVTFLAILADKL; this comes from the coding sequence TTGTCTGTATCATATGCAGTAGCAAGCCGGGCTAAAGATTACTTCCAATTAATGAAGTTCACACTTACTTTTTTGGTAGTTTTCTCCTGTGTTGTGAGTTATTTGTTGGTGCCCGGGGTGGAATTTACACTGGTAGAAGTTCTTTTATTATTCTTGGGAGGTATCTTGGTATCCGGTTCGGGAAGCATCGTGAACCAGATCATTGAGCGGGACTCTGATAAACTGATGGCCCGTACTGCCAACCGCCCCTTACCTGCAGGACGGGTATCGGTAACGGAAGCCAGCATATTGGCTTTTATTACCGGTATTGCTGGAATCTTGGTAATGGGACTCGTTTTCAACTGGTTAAGTGCCGGCTTGAGTTTGCTTTCCTTGGTTTTATACGGCTTCGTTTATACTCCTTGGAAAAAATGGAATTCATTCGCGGTATTTATCGGGGCTATACCGGGAGCATTACCTCCGTTAATCGGTTGGGTTGCAGGCGCCGGGGAGTTCTCTGAAGGTGGTTGGGCTATGTTTGCCATCCAATTTTTATGGCAGTTCCCGCATTTTTGGGCTATTGCTTGGGTTGCACATAATGATTATACCAAGGCCGGGTTTAAACTATTACCGGCAGGGACAGGACCAAGCAGGTATATCGCGATCCAGTCAACATTATATACATTATTGTTGATACCTGCGGGCGTTGCGCCATATTTCTTGAAATTGTCAGGTGCAATTGGCGCAGTTGTTACGATCTTGGCAGGCCTGTTTTACCTGTACCGCGCGGTAATGTTGGTGAAGAATGCTGATGTACCATCAGCTAGGAGATTAATGTTCGGTTCTTATATTTACTTAGCAGTAACATTCTTGGCTATTTTGGCCGATAAACTATAA
- a CDS encoding cytochrome c oxidase subunit I yields the protein MSNDATLHSQQEVMHGAIAHDHNGHGHDHHHEESFISKYIFSMDHKMIAKQFLVTGIIWAIIGAFFSVLFRLQLGYPDATFPWLESILGHWAEGGRISPEAYYALVTMHGTILIFFVLTAGLSGTFSNFLIPLQVGARDMASPFMNMLSYWFFFIASVVMMSSLFVQTGPASGGWTSYPPLSALGDASIGSKIGMDLWLIAMTLFVVSSLLGSLNYISTILNMRTKGMSMTKLPLTIWALFFTAVLGVLSFPVLVSGFVLLIFDRHFGTSFYLSELFVAGKALSNEGGSAILYQHLFWFLGHPEVYIIILPAMGMVSEILAVNSRKPIFGYLAMVGSMFAIVLLAFLVWAHHMFVSGLNPLLGSVFVLLTLLIAIPSAIKVFNWLTTIWRGNIRFTPAALFSIGFVSTFISGGLTGIWLGNSSIDIHLHDTYFVIAHFHIVMGVSAFFGMFAGIYHWFPKMYGRYMNNTVSYMHFWITLVGAYLIFWPMHYEGIAGMPRRYYDYATWETFKQFAELNKFISTVVIIVFLAQLMFVFNFFYSIFKGRKVTSLNPWGATTLEWTVPLRPGHGNWPGEIPEVHRWPYDYSKESGEEGKDFILQTTPLGPNETAH from the coding sequence ATGAGTAACGACGCAACATTGCACAGTCAACAAGAGGTAATGCATGGTGCAATAGCACACGATCACAATGGCCACGGCCACGATCACCATCATGAAGAGTCCTTCATATCGAAGTATATCTTCAGTATGGATCACAAGATGATCGCAAAACAATTCTTGGTAACAGGTATTATTTGGGCTATCATCGGTGCATTTTTTTCTGTACTGTTCCGTTTGCAATTAGGTTATCCTGATGCTACTTTCCCATGGTTGGAAAGCATTTTAGGGCACTGGGCCGAAGGCGGTAGAATTTCGCCGGAAGCATATTATGCCTTGGTAACTATGCATGGTACCATCTTGATATTCTTTGTACTAACAGCAGGTTTGAGTGGAACATTCTCTAACTTCCTGATCCCTTTACAAGTGGGCGCTCGTGATATGGCATCACCATTCATGAATATGCTGAGCTATTGGTTCTTCTTTATAGCTAGCGTTGTAATGATGAGCTCTTTATTTGTACAAACAGGGCCTGCTTCGGGTGGTTGGACTTCTTACCCGCCGTTAAGTGCTTTGGGGGATGCCTCTATCGGTTCGAAAATAGGTATGGATCTCTGGTTAATAGCCATGACCCTATTCGTTGTGTCTTCTTTATTGGGTAGTTTGAACTATATCTCTACCATCTTGAATATGCGTACGAAAGGTATGAGCATGACCAAGCTGCCGTTGACTATCTGGGCATTGTTCTTCACCGCTGTATTAGGTGTGTTGTCTTTCCCTGTATTGGTTTCCGGTTTCGTATTATTGATATTCGACCGTCACTTCGGTACAAGCTTCTACCTGTCTGAATTATTCGTGGCCGGTAAAGCATTGTCTAACGAAGGTGGTTCCGCTATATTATATCAACACTTATTCTGGTTCTTGGGTCACCCTGAGGTATATATCATTATCCTTCCCGCGATGGGTATGGTGTCCGAGATCTTGGCGGTTAACTCCCGCAAACCGATCTTCGGTTACCTCGCGATGGTGGGCTCCATGTTCGCGATCGTGCTCCTGGCTTTCTTGGTTTGGGCGCACCACATGTTCGTATCCGGTCTTAACCCCTTATTAGGTTCAGTATTCGTATTGTTGACATTACTGATCGCGATACCTTCTGCGATCAAGGTGTTCAACTGGTTAACGACCATCTGGAGAGGTAATATCCGCTTTACCCCTGCTGCCTTGTTCTCTATCGGTTTCGTAAGTACTTTCATCTCCGGTGGTTTAACGGGTATCTGGTTGGGTAACTCATCAATCGATATTCACTTACACGATACATACTTCGTAATTGCACACTTCCATATCGTAATGGGTGTATCTGCCTTCTTCGGTATGTTCGCCGGTATTTACCATTGGTTCCCGAAAATGTACGGTCGCTATATGAACAATACCGTGTCTTACATGCACTTCTGGATTACTTTGGTCGGCGCTTACCTGATCTTCTGGCCTATGCACTACGAAGGTATTGCAGGTATGCCACGTAGGTATTATGATTACGCTACATGGGAAACGTTCAAGCAATTCGCAGAATTGAACAAGTTCATTTCAACCGTGGTAATCATCGTGTTCTTGGCGCAATTGATGTTCGTATTTAACTTCTTCTACAGCATATTTAAAGGTCGTAAAGTAACTAGCTTGAACCCTTGGGGCGCTACTACTTTGGAATGGACGGTTCCATTGAGACCCGGGCACGGCAACTGGCCTGGAGAAATTCCGGAAGTACACCGTTGGCCGTATGACTATAGTAAAGAGAGCGGTGAAGAAGGTAAAGACTTTATTCTTCAAACAACGCCGCTGGGCCCGAACGAAACGGCTCACTAG
- a CDS encoding cytochrome c oxidase subunit II — protein MSGFLAVLVVVLIFVVIFQISKASEYVSILKGEKKTREQSNRINGFLMIVFLVLGLIGVWWCNDLLKDKMLPEASSVQGEGIDSMIKTTLWMTGGVFLITQILLFWFAYKYQEKSGRKAAFFPHNNMMEIIWTVVPAIALTVLVLNGIRHWMNITSEAPADAMVVEITGKQFNWLIRYPGHDGQFGRKNYKLINDIDNPVGQDWDDQLNKDDFMSTEVHLVVNKPVKFVIGSRDVVHDVGLAHFRMKMDAVPGIPTTMWITPKFTTAEMKKKTGNPDFVYEISCDQMCGSGHYSMKANIVVETQEEFDKWTAAQKSQYSLAHADETPAAPAAAADSTSKLTADATPVK, from the coding sequence ATGTCAGGATTTTTAGCAGTCTTAGTTGTTGTCCTCATATTCGTAGTCATCTTCCAGATTTCGAAGGCTAGTGAATATGTGTCTATTCTGAAGGGAGAAAAGAAGACGCGCGAGCAAAGTAACCGTATTAACGGTTTCCTTATGATCGTGTTCCTGGTCTTAGGACTGATCGGAGTATGGTGGTGTAACGATTTATTGAAAGATAAAATGTTACCGGAAGCATCTTCCGTGCAAGGCGAAGGGATTGATTCGATGATCAAAACCACGCTTTGGATGACAGGTGGTGTATTCTTGATCACCCAAATATTACTTTTTTGGTTTGCATACAAATACCAGGAGAAAAGTGGTCGTAAAGCCGCTTTCTTCCCTCATAATAATATGATGGAAATAATTTGGACAGTGGTTCCGGCAATCGCTTTGACCGTCCTGGTATTGAACGGTATCAGGCACTGGATGAATATCACTTCCGAAGCTCCGGCAGATGCCATGGTGGTTGAAATTACCGGTAAGCAATTTAACTGGTTAATTCGCTATCCAGGGCATGACGGTCAATTTGGCCGTAAGAACTATAAATTAATCAATGATATCGACAACCCTGTTGGCCAGGATTGGGATGATCAATTGAATAAAGATGATTTCATGTCAACTGAAGTTCACTTGGTAGTAAACAAACCGGTGAAATTCGTAATCGGTTCCCGTGATGTTGTACATGATGTAGGTTTGGCGCACTTCCGCATGAAAATGGATGCCGTCCCCGGTATTCCTACTACGATGTGGATTACGCCTAAGTTCACTACGGCAGAGATGAAGAAGAAAACAGGTAATCCTGATTTCGTTTATGAAATCTCTTGCGACCAGATGTGCGGCAGTGGTCACTATTCCATGAAAGCGAACATCGTGGTTGAAACACAGGAAGAATTTGATAAATGGACCGCCGCTCAGAAGTCTCAATATAGCTTAGCACATGCTGATGAGACTCCAGCCGCACCGGCCGCCGCAGCAGATAGCACTTCGAAATTAACCGCTGATGCTACGCCGGTAAAGTAA
- a CDS encoding quinol:cytochrome C oxidoreductase → MKDQFVVPARFRTISFVLLGIGLLTLLIGLFTFSGEHSTRIWAGLLQNVTFFTLVALASTFFLSVTTMAHGGWQIAFRRVPEAISMAVPVLAVITFVILMLIVFTDQHHIYHWVDAEHVKHDKILTWKSAFLNPTFFTVATIITLALWSFFTIKIRNLSLQEDTWAMTPELGRKLIWRNTVWCAGFVVVFALSVGSTTPWLWLMSIDAHWFSTMYSWYTFASTWVSGIALITLFVIYLKRLGYLPFVTEEHLHDLGKFLFAFSIFWTYLWFSQYMLIWYANLPEETIYFQPRVWGEFRPVFFLNLIVNFIVPLLYLMKRSTKRNYTSLVFISVLILIGHWVDFFQMVAPGTQNGELHFPWFELGLGVGFVGLIMLLTGRQLAKAPLTAKNHPYLRESIIHHT, encoded by the coding sequence ATGAAAGACCAATTTGTAGTACCAGCAAGATTTAGAACGATAAGTTTCGTGCTTTTAGGGATCGGCTTGCTGACTTTATTGATCGGCTTATTCACATTTAGTGGTGAACACAGCACCCGTATTTGGGCTGGACTTTTGCAAAATGTTACCTTCTTTACCTTGGTAGCATTGGCAAGCACCTTCTTCTTATCGGTTACTACCATGGCTCATGGTGGTTGGCAGATTGCGTTCCGCAGGGTACCGGAAGCGATTTCTATGGCAGTACCTGTATTGGCAGTGATTACTTTCGTGATCCTGATGCTGATCGTATTTACTGATCAACATCATATTTACCACTGGGTAGATGCCGAGCACGTAAAACACGATAAAATCCTTACCTGGAAAAGTGCCTTCTTAAACCCTACCTTCTTCACGGTAGCTACAATTATTACTTTAGCACTCTGGTCTTTCTTTACTATTAAAATCCGTAACCTTTCATTACAAGAAGATACTTGGGCAATGACCCCCGAATTGGGCAGGAAATTGATCTGGAGAAATACCGTATGGTGCGCCGGGTTCGTAGTAGTATTTGCATTGAGCGTTGGTTCCACTACACCTTGGTTGTGGTTGATGAGTATCGATGCGCACTGGTTCTCAACTATGTATAGCTGGTATACATTTGCCAGTACTTGGGTATCCGGTATCGCCTTGATCACGCTTTTCGTGATTTACCTGAAAAGGTTGGGTTATTTACCATTCGTAACAGAAGAACATTTGCATGACTTGGGTAAATTCTTGTTTGCCTTCAGTATATTCTGGACTTACTTGTGGTTCTCTCAATACATGTTGATTTGGTATGCAAACTTACCTGAAGAAACAATCTACTTCCAACCACGCGTATGGGGTGAATTCAGGCCGGTGTTCTTCCTGAACTTGATCGTGAACTTTATCGTTCCGTTGTTATACTTAATGAAGCGTAGTACTAAACGTAACTATACATCCTTAGTGTTTATTTCCGTGTTGATTTTGATTGGCCACTGGGTAGATTTCTTCCAAATGGTTGCTCCCGGCACTCAAAATGGCGAATTGCACTTCCCTTGGTTTGAATTAGGTTTAGGTGTAGGTTTCGTTGGATTGATCATGTTGCTGACTGGCCGTCAATTGGCTAAAGCACCGTTAACGGCGAAGAACCACCCTTACCTGAGGGAAAGTATTATTCACCATACTTAA
- a CDS encoding c-type cytochrome, producing the protein MKRTSNILIAAALASGTFLAACSTDHRKPGRIYMPDMYESRAYEFYNKDLASLKPVEGTVKRGELLPYHLKEADTAQANLHKNPLTLTADDITEGKRLYDIYCGICHGQKLDGNGPLYKDGTGPLLAAPANFLSGKVAAYTEGRIFHVITYGFNMMGSYASQLDQTQRWKVIAYIKSVQHPESAPAASGSDSTATAQ; encoded by the coding sequence ATGAAAAGGACTTCCAACATATTGATCGCAGCTGCTTTGGCAAGTGGAACTTTCCTCGCGGCTTGTAGTACAGATCACAGAAAGCCTGGTAGGATCTATATGCCTGATATGTACGAATCCCGCGCATATGAATTCTATAATAAAGATTTAGCTAGCTTGAAACCAGTGGAAGGTACTGTGAAAAGAGGGGAATTGTTGCCTTACCATTTGAAAGAAGCAGATACAGCACAAGCGAATTTGCATAAGAATCCGTTAACGCTGACAGCTGATGATATCACAGAAGGTAAGCGCTTGTACGATATTTACTGTGGAATTTGCCACGGGCAAAAATTGGATGGTAACGGTCCATTGTATAAAGATGGAACCGGTCCATTATTAGCTGCTCCAGCCAACTTCTTGTCTGGCAAAGTTGCCGCTTATACCGAAGGACGCATCTTCCATGTTATTACTTACGGTTTCAACATGATGGGTAGCTATGCTAGCCAGCTCGACCAAACGCAACGTTGGAAGGTCATAGCTTATATTAAGAGCGTTCAACATCCGGAATCTGCACCGGCAGCCTCCGGATCTGATTCAACTGCTACAGCGCAGTAA
- a CDS encoding DUF3341 domain-containing protein encodes MAVKKFVVGCFDDEAVLFPAVKKVRTAGYKIHDVYTPFPVHGLDHALGLRETSLHTAGFIYGITGTTTALSFMSWVFTSDWPMNIGGKPHFPLPAFIPITFELTVLFAAVGMVLTFCYLCQLAPFVKKHVFHPRQTDDLFVMAIEISEKANAEEAKAFLTSVGAKEINEQTAETGWWIGRFDKVETFYSKAVTA; translated from the coding sequence ATGGCTGTAAAAAAATTTGTTGTAGGTTGCTTTGATGATGAGGCGGTATTGTTCCCAGCAGTAAAGAAAGTAAGAACAGCTGGTTACAAAATACACGATGTGTACACGCCTTTCCCTGTGCATGGATTAGATCATGCTTTGGGTTTACGTGAAACGAGCTTGCATACTGCCGGCTTCATCTATGGTATTACCGGTACAACTACGGCACTGTCTTTTATGAGTTGGGTGTTTACGTCAGATTGGCCGATGAACATCGGTGGTAAACCTCACTTCCCATTACCGGCATTCATCCCGATTACTTTCGAGTTGACCGTATTGTTTGCCGCCGTGGGTATGGTACTTACTTTTTGTTATCTCTGCCAGTTGGCTCCATTCGTGAAGAAACACGTTTTCCATCCCCGTCAAACAGACGATCTATTCGTGATGGCGATCGAGATCAGTGAGAAAGCTAATGCCGAAGAAGCGAAAGCCTTCTTGACAAGCGTAGGCGCTAAGGAGATCAACGAGCAAACAGCAGAAACAGGCTGGTGGATAGGTAGATTTGACAAAGTAGAGACCTTCTATTCAAAAGCAGTAACTGCTTAA
- the nrfD gene encoding NrfD/PsrC family molybdoenzyme membrane anchor subunit, which produces MQLKYESTLREPLVDGVKDYHQVTEDIVRPIEAKPGKMWYVGFALSVILLLFGVFSVFWEVYFGIGVWNLNKTIGWGWDITNFVWWVGIGHAGTLISAILLLFRQGWRTGVNRAAEAMTIFAVMCAGQFPIFHMGRVWMAFFVLPYPNTRGPLWVNFNSPLLWDVFAISTYFTVSLLFWYSGLLPDFATVRDRAKTKLRKLLYGIASFGWTGSTKHWQRHEALSLVLAGLSTPLVLSVHTIVSFDFATSVIPGWHTTIFPPYFVAGAIFSGFAMVQTLLIICRKIMGLEEYITMGHIEAMNKVIVLTGSIVGVAYLTELFMAWYGASQYEFATFYKYRAAGPLGWSYWIMMTCNVITPQVFWFRKMRRNIMVTFIMSIIVNIGMWFERFVIICTSLYRDYLPSSWAYYRPSWPEIGFYVGTFGLFFTCFFLFSKYFPVIAVAEIKSILKTSGESFKNKMTGYEEESIEKFEHDAHHAH; this is translated from the coding sequence ATGCAATTAAAGTACGAATCCACACTGAGAGAACCTTTAGTAGATGGGGTTAAGGATTATCACCAGGTAACCGAAGACATCGTGCGTCCTATCGAGGCGAAGCCTGGTAAAATGTGGTATGTAGGTTTTGCTCTCTCGGTGATTTTATTGTTATTCGGTGTATTCTCCGTATTCTGGGAAGTTTACTTCGGTATCGGTGTATGGAACTTGAATAAAACGATCGGCTGGGGTTGGGATATCACCAACTTCGTATGGTGGGTAGGTATCGGTCACGCCGGTACACTGATCTCCGCTATCTTGTTATTATTCCGTCAAGGCTGGCGTACCGGTGTAAACCGTGCGGCGGAAGCGATGACCATCTTCGCCGTTATGTGCGCGGGCCAGTTCCCGATCTTCCACATGGGTCGTGTTTGGATGGCTTTCTTCGTATTACCTTACCCTAATACCCGCGGTCCTTTATGGGTGAACTTCAACTCGCCTTTGCTTTGGGACGTATTCGCGATCTCCACTTACTTCACGGTATCTTTATTGTTCTGGTATTCTGGTTTATTACCTGACTTTGCAACGGTTCGTGATAGGGCAAAAACTAAATTGCGTAAATTATTATACGGTATAGCGTCTTTCGGTTGGACAGGTTCTACCAAGCACTGGCAACGTCACGAGGCATTGTCCTTGGTATTGGCAGGTTTGTCTACCCCGCTGGTACTTTCCGTACACACCATCGTATCATTTGACTTTGCAACTTCCGTGATTCCCGGTTGGCACACCACGATCTTCCCGCCGTACTTCGTTGCGGGTGCGATCTTCTCCGGTTTCGCGATGGTACAAACATTATTGATTATCTGCCGTAAGATCATGGGCTTGGAAGAGTACATCACCATGGGACACATCGAAGCGATGAACAAAGTAATCGTATTGACGGGTTCTATCGTGGGTGTTGCTTACTTGACCGAGTTGTTCATGGCATGGTACGGCGCTAGCCAATATGAATTTGCAACGTTCTACAAATACCGCGCTGCCGGTCCTTTGGGTTGGTCTTACTGGATCATGATGACCTGTAACGTAATCACCCCGCAAGTATTCTGGTTCCGCAAGATGAGAAGGAATATCATGGTAACCTTTATCATGTCCATCATCGTGAACATCGGTATGTGGTTCGAGCGTTTCGTGATTATCTGTACTTCTTTGTACCGTGACTATTTACCATCAAGCTGGGCTTACTATCGCCCTTCTTGGCCGGAAATCGGTTTCTACGTAGGTACCTTCGGTTTATTCTTTACTTGTTTCTTCTTATTCTCTAAATACTTCCCGGTAATTGCAGTAGCAGAGATCAAGAGTATCTTGAAAACTAGCGGTGAAAGCTTCAAGAATAAGATGACAGGTTACGAAGAAGAAAGCATTGAGAAATTTGAACACGATGCACATCACGCGCACTAA